Proteins from a genomic interval of Acidimicrobiales bacterium:
- a CDS encoding AMP-binding protein — MTARSFPAAFRLVAEADPDAVAVICAGGADGSPDATLTRGELERAANRTARAYADRGVGEGDMVTIALPNSPEWFVACLATWKLGATPNIVSPRLPGPERQAIIERADPALVVGVEPADAAGRPAVPAGFAPEPTLDDGPHPDRTSAIERALASGGSTGRPKLICSVEPAMFDPESPLGMLIAERAILVTGPLYHGIPYATAWRSVLAGATAVVLPRFDAAECLRRVERHRPDKMTLVPTMMLRIARLPDEERLARDVSSLEFVLTSGSPCPPWLMRRWIEWLGPEVMHETFGSTERIGGTHITGSEWLEHPGSVGRPVGGSQLRILHPETLDEVPTGEMGEVFMMPPTGPGTSYRYVGADARRTEDGWESIGDMGRVDEDGYLYLGDRRTDMILCGGRNVFPAEVEAAVESHPQVRSCAVIGLPDEDLGNTVHAIVEADGVTADELAAHVRERLVGYKVPRSFELVDEPLRDDSGKVRRSALREARLPA; from the coding sequence GTGACCGCCCGCTCGTTCCCCGCCGCCTTCCGCCTCGTGGCGGAGGCCGACCCGGACGCGGTGGCCGTCATCTGCGCCGGCGGCGCCGACGGGTCGCCCGACGCGACGCTCACGCGCGGCGAGCTCGAGCGCGCCGCCAACCGCACGGCCCGGGCCTACGCCGACCGGGGCGTGGGTGAGGGCGACATGGTCACCATCGCGCTGCCCAACAGCCCGGAGTGGTTCGTGGCCTGCCTCGCCACCTGGAAGCTGGGGGCCACGCCCAACATCGTCTCGCCCCGACTCCCGGGGCCCGAGCGGCAGGCGATCATCGAGCGCGCCGATCCCGCCCTGGTGGTGGGCGTAGAGCCGGCCGATGCGGCCGGGCGGCCTGCGGTGCCCGCCGGCTTCGCGCCGGAGCCCACCCTGGACGACGGCCCCCACCCCGACCGGACCTCGGCGATCGAGCGGGCGCTGGCCTCGGGCGGCAGCACCGGGCGACCCAAGCTCATCTGCAGCGTCGAGCCGGCGATGTTCGATCCCGAGTCGCCGCTCGGGATGCTCATCGCCGAGCGGGCGATCCTGGTGACCGGACCCCTCTACCACGGGATCCCCTACGCCACGGCCTGGCGCTCGGTGCTGGCCGGGGCCACGGCGGTCGTGCTCCCCCGCTTCGACGCCGCCGAGTGCCTGCGGCGGGTGGAGCGGCACCGCCCGGACAAGATGACGCTCGTCCCCACCATGATGCTGCGCATCGCCCGCCTCCCCGACGAGGAGCGCCTGGCCCGGGACGTGTCGAGCCTCGAGTTCGTGCTCACCTCCGGCTCGCCCTGCCCGCCGTGGCTGATGCGTAGGTGGATCGAGTGGCTCGGCCCGGAGGTCATGCACGAGACCTTCGGCTCGACCGAGCGCATCGGCGGCACCCACATCACCGGGTCCGAGTGGCTGGAGCACCCCGGTTCCGTGGGTCGGCCCGTGGGCGGGTCGCAGCTCCGGATCCTGCACCCCGAGACCCTCGACGAGGTCCCGACCGGCGAGATGGGCGAGGTGTTCATGATGCCGCCGACCGGCCCGGGCACCTCCTACCGCTACGTCGGCGCCGACGCCCGGCGGACCGAGGACGGCTGGGAGAGCATCGGCGACATGGGCCGGGTCGACGAGGACGGCTACCTCTACCTCGGCGACCGGCGCACGGACATGATCCTGTGCGGCGGCCGCAACGTCTTCCCCGCCGAGGTCGAGGCCGCCGTCGAGTCCCACCCGCAGGTGCGCTCGTGCGCGGTGATCGGCCTGCCCGACGAGGACCTCGGCAACACCGTCCACGCCATCGTCGAGGCCGACGGCGTCACCGCCGACGAGCTCGCAGCCCACGTCCGGGAACGCCTGGTCGGCTACAAGGTCCCTCGCAGCTTCGAGCTCGTGGACGAGCCGCTGCGCGACGACTCCGGCAAAGTGCGCCGCTCGGCGCTGCGCGAGGCCCGGCTGCCGGCGTGA
- a CDS encoding Zn-ribbon domain-containing OB-fold protein: MADTPDVTDTTAAPEEPRRVLPRFPEPDTEPFWEATKEHELRFQVCDACEGVVFYPRAHCTHCTSTELSWRTSAGTGTIYSFSVVRRSLHPSFLDLVPYVVSWVDVDEGFRLMTHIVDVDPDDPHSGLEIGARVIVSWIDRGTVNLPGFRIDR, encoded by the coding sequence GTGGCCGACACGCCCGACGTCACCGACACCACCGCTGCGCCCGAGGAGCCCCGCCGGGTGCTGCCGAGGTTCCCCGAGCCCGACACCGAGCCCTTCTGGGAGGCGACCAAGGAGCACGAGCTCCGCTTCCAGGTGTGCGACGCGTGCGAGGGGGTCGTGTTCTACCCCCGCGCCCACTGCACCCACTGCACCAGCACCGAGCTGAGCTGGCGCACCTCCGCCGGCACCGGGACGATCTACAGCTTCTCGGTGGTGCGCCGCAGCCTGCACCCGTCGTTCCTCGACCTCGTGCCCTACGTGGTGTCGTGGGTCGACGTCGACGAGGGGTTCCGGCTGATGACCCACATCGTCGACGTCGACCCCGACGACCCGCACTCGGGCCTCGAGATCGGCGCCCGGGTGATCGTCTCGTGGATCGACCGGGGAACGGTCAACCTGCCGGGCTTCCGGATCGACCGGTGA
- a CDS encoding SDR family oxidoreductase: MELTDRVVVITGAAGGIGSACAHRFAAERPRRLVCADLDQAAAERVAAEVNRSTGSDVAVGRGCDVGREASVRALIEEVSAADGTIDLYFSNAGIATLSDPFTDDDVWDRAWRVNTMAHVWAARHLLPAWRARGDGHLVTTASVAGLLTAMGDAAYSATKHAAVGLAEWLAITYRDDGVRVSTVCPAGVDTQMLAVFAGDEVDGADVGGVDVMSTAEAAERILAGIQAEDTIILTHPEVELFLQRKSSDHGRWVRGMVRQWRDLRPALGRKDPV, translated from the coding sequence GTGGAGCTCACCGACCGGGTCGTCGTGATCACCGGAGCGGCCGGCGGCATCGGCTCCGCCTGTGCCCACCGGTTCGCCGCCGAACGCCCGCGGCGCCTGGTGTGCGCGGACCTGGACCAGGCCGCCGCCGAGCGGGTGGCGGCCGAGGTCAACCGGTCCACCGGCTCGGACGTGGCCGTCGGTCGGGGCTGCGACGTCGGCCGCGAGGCCTCGGTGCGGGCGCTGATCGAGGAGGTGTCGGCCGCCGACGGCACCATCGACCTCTACTTCTCCAACGCCGGCATCGCCACGCTGTCGGACCCGTTCACCGACGACGACGTGTGGGACCGGGCCTGGCGGGTCAACACGATGGCCCACGTCTGGGCGGCCCGGCACCTGCTGCCCGCGTGGCGGGCCCGGGGCGACGGCCACCTCGTCACCACCGCCTCCGTCGCGGGCCTGCTCACGGCGATGGGCGACGCCGCCTACAGCGCCACCAAGCACGCCGCCGTGGGCCTGGCCGAGTGGCTGGCCATCACCTACCGCGACGACGGGGTGCGGGTGTCCACCGTGTGCCCGGCCGGCGTCGACACCCAGATGCTCGCGGTCTTCGCCGGCGACGAGGTCGACGGCGCCGACGTGGGCGGGGTCGACGTCATGAGCACGGCCGAGGCAGCCGAGCGCATCCTGGCCGGCATCCAAGCCGAGGACACGATCATCCTCACCCACCCCGAGGTCGAGCTCTTCCTCCAACGCAAGTCGAGCGACCACGGCCGGTGGGTGCGCGGCATGGTCCGCCAGTGGCGTGACCTCCGCCCCGCCCTCGGCCGCAAGGACCCCGTGTGA
- a CDS encoding glucose 1-dehydrogenase — protein sequence MGRLDGKVCLITGGARGQGAAEAARFVEEGAVVYITDFRVEAGQETAAATGAVFLEHDVTDPDRWAEVVGRIVEDTGRVDVLVNNAGIFRKLSLTETTAEMWHRIVGVNQTGVFLGMHAVSAPMIEQGSGSIINISSIAGLEGSGAFAYGATKWAVRGMTKNAALDLGPHGIRVNSIHPGIIVTDMIAGLPLEEAALTVPLRKNGSPEDVADLALWLASDESRYTTGAEITVDGGLTA from the coding sequence ATGGGCCGCCTCGACGGCAAGGTGTGCCTGATCACCGGCGGCGCCCGGGGCCAGGGCGCGGCCGAAGCGGCCCGCTTCGTCGAGGAGGGCGCGGTGGTCTACATCACCGACTTCCGCGTCGAGGCCGGACAGGAGACCGCGGCGGCAACCGGCGCGGTGTTCCTCGAGCACGACGTCACCGACCCCGACCGCTGGGCGGAGGTGGTCGGCCGGATCGTCGAGGACACCGGTCGAGTCGACGTCCTGGTCAACAACGCCGGGATCTTCCGGAAGCTCTCGCTGACCGAGACCACCGCCGAGATGTGGCACCGCATCGTCGGCGTCAACCAGACCGGCGTGTTCCTCGGCATGCACGCCGTCTCGGCGCCGATGATCGAGCAGGGCAGCGGCTCGATCATCAACATCTCGTCGATCGCCGGCCTCGAGGGCAGCGGCGCCTTCGCCTACGGCGCCACCAAGTGGGCCGTCCGGGGCATGACCAAGAACGCCGCGCTCGACCTCGGCCCCCACGGCATCCGGGTCAACTCGATCCACCCCGGGATCATCGTCACCGACATGATCGCCGGCCTCCCCCTGGAGGAGGCGGCGCTGACCGTGCCCTTGCGCAAGAACGGGAGCCCCGAGGACGTCGCCGACCTCGCCCTCTGGCTCGCCTCCGACGAGAGCCGCTACACCACCGGCGCCGAGATCACCGTCGACGGCGGCCTGACGGCCTGA
- a CDS encoding MarR family transcriptional regulator, translated as MTDPTDPTDRTDPADLTDAIRTVIRLARIAQQALDEVGLSLPQYRALNAVVRGPQRAFELARYSAVSRPAMSALTTGLERQGWIEREASPADRRGVSFVATDAGREQFARAEELLRGRFGTVLGDATVALQALDTDALEAALDQQAEQDFPTTDPTPEAP; from the coding sequence GTGACCGACCCCACCGACCCCACCGACCGCACCGACCCGGCCGACCTCACGGACGCCATCCGGACCGTGATCCGCCTGGCCCGCATCGCCCAGCAGGCGCTGGACGAGGTCGGGCTGTCACTGCCCCAGTACCGCGCGCTGAACGCCGTGGTCCGTGGACCGCAACGGGCGTTCGAGCTGGCCCGCTACAGCGCGGTCAGTCGACCCGCCATGTCGGCGCTGACCACGGGGCTCGAGCGCCAGGGCTGGATCGAGCGGGAGGCGTCCCCCGCGGACCGCCGGGGCGTGTCCTTCGTCGCCACCGATGCCGGCCGCGAGCAGTTCGCCCGCGCCGAGGAGCTGCTGCGCGGGCGCTTCGGGACGGTGCTCGGCGACGCCACCGTCGCGCTGCAGGCGCTCGACACCGACGCCCTCGAAGCCGCGCTCGACCAGCAGGCCGAGCAGGACTTCCCCACCACCGACCCGACACCGGAGGCGCCGTGA
- a CDS encoding cytochrome P450, translating to MTFDPTDPETRQCPHPHYERMRAEEPVAWIEASQEYLVTRHDLVLEVLRHPETFSSRRTRALMPLTREDLARVKAAQDEGHPRLAMLIAADAPDHTRHRRLVSKAFSPRAIAAREPSVRAITTRLIDSWIDRERIEFVEDFAVPLPVEVIADALNIPHHLMADFKRWSDDAIVGFGDGATVDDLVAAERGINDLQRHLEVELDERRARPQDDLLTSLLEARIDQDDPEVTDTRPLSTAEVLGVVQQLIVGGNETTTKALTALMRHLADHPEHWAEVKADPARIPTIVEESLRLSSPVQGFHRTATRDVELGGVLIPKGRRLVVTYASANRDEAVFADPERFDPERDGLGDHLAFGKGTHFCLGARLARLELRVALEELSRRLDSYTLADTNDFRYNESFLLHGLLALHLDIVPAP from the coding sequence GTGACCTTCGACCCCACCGACCCCGAGACCCGCCAGTGCCCCCACCCGCACTACGAGCGGATGCGGGCCGAGGAGCCCGTGGCCTGGATCGAGGCCAGCCAGGAGTACCTGGTCACCCGTCACGACCTGGTGCTGGAGGTGCTGCGGCACCCCGAGACCTTCTCCTCGCGCCGGACCCGGGCGCTCATGCCGCTCACCCGGGAGGACCTGGCCCGGGTCAAGGCGGCCCAGGACGAGGGCCACCCCCGCCTGGCCATGTTGATCGCGGCCGACGCCCCCGACCACACCCGCCACCGCCGCCTGGTGTCGAAGGCGTTCTCCCCTCGTGCGATCGCCGCCCGGGAGCCCAGCGTCCGGGCCATCACCACCCGCCTCATCGACTCGTGGATCGACCGGGAGCGGATCGAGTTCGTCGAGGACTTCGCCGTGCCCCTCCCCGTGGAGGTCATCGCCGACGCCCTCAACATCCCGCACCACCTCATGGCCGACTTCAAGCGCTGGTCCGATGACGCCATCGTGGGCTTCGGCGACGGCGCCACCGTCGACGACCTGGTCGCGGCCGAGCGGGGCATCAACGACCTGCAACGCCACCTCGAGGTCGAGCTCGACGAGCGCCGGGCCCGTCCGCAGGACGACCTGCTCACCTCCCTGCTCGAGGCCCGGATCGACCAGGACGACCCCGAGGTGACCGACACCCGCCCGCTCTCCACCGCCGAGGTCCTGGGCGTCGTGCAGCAGCTCATCGTGGGCGGCAACGAGACCACGACCAAGGCCCTGACCGCGCTGATGCGGCACCTGGCCGACCACCCCGAGCACTGGGCCGAGGTCAAGGCCGATCCGGCCCGGATCCCGACGATCGTCGAGGAGTCGCTCCGCCTGTCGTCCCCGGTGCAGGGGTTCCACCGGACCGCGACCCGCGACGTCGAGCTCGGCGGCGTGCTGATCCCCAAGGGTCGCCGCCTCGTCGTCACCTACGCCTCGGCCAACCGGGACGAGGCGGTGTTCGCCGACCCGGAGCGGTTCGACCCCGAACGGGACGGCCTCGGCGACCACCTCGCCTTCGGCAAGGGGACGCACTTCTGCCTCGGGGCCCGCTTGGCCCGACTGGAGCTGCGGGTGGCCCTCGAGGAGCTGAGCCGGCGCCTCGACTCGTACACCCTGGCCGACACCAACGACTTCCGGTACAACGAGAGCTTCCTCCTCCACGGGCTGCTCGCGCTGCACCTCGACATCGTCCCGGCGCCCTGA
- a CDS encoding glucose 1-dehydrogenase has product MSGRLDGKVAVVTGGSSGIGAATVASFVAEGARVVVADLHEPEPDLWPDGTWLFARTDVSREEDVAAAVDVAVAELGGLDVMVNNAGILGAVGPIAEQDAGDWRRTVDVLVNGAFHGIKHAARVMVPQRSGTIVSVASIAGLQGGIGPHAYTTAKHAVIGLTRSAASELGPHGIRVNAVAPGVMATPLSAYAIAGDRSAMERAEEQIASESLLGTAGTAQDIADAVLYLSGPESRYVTGHCLVVDAGATATTGSARVHHLRPALITEEGRVRSFTERNRFQ; this is encoded by the coding sequence GTGAGCGGGCGGCTCGACGGCAAGGTCGCCGTCGTCACCGGCGGTTCGAGCGGGATCGGGGCGGCGACCGTCGCCTCGTTCGTCGCCGAGGGGGCCCGCGTCGTGGTCGCCGACCTGCACGAGCCCGAGCCCGACCTCTGGCCGGACGGCACGTGGCTGTTCGCCCGCACCGACGTGAGCCGGGAGGAGGACGTCGCCGCCGCGGTGGACGTCGCCGTCGCCGAGCTGGGCGGGCTCGACGTCATGGTCAACAACGCCGGCATCCTCGGCGCCGTCGGCCCGATCGCCGAGCAGGACGCCGGCGACTGGCGCCGCACCGTCGACGTGCTCGTCAACGGTGCCTTCCACGGCATCAAGCACGCCGCCCGGGTGATGGTGCCGCAGCGATCGGGCACCATCGTCTCGGTCGCCAGCATCGCCGGCCTCCAGGGCGGCATCGGCCCCCACGCCTACACGACGGCCAAGCACGCCGTCATCGGCCTGACCCGCTCCGCGGCGTCCGAGCTCGGCCCCCACGGCATCCGGGTCAACGCCGTCGCCCCCGGCGTGATGGCCACGCCGCTGAGCGCCTACGCCATCGCCGGCGACCGCTCGGCCATGGAGCGCGCGGAGGAGCAGATCGCGTCGGAGTCGCTACTGGGAACCGCCGGCACCGCCCAGGACATCGCCGACGCCGTCCTCTACCTGTCGGGCCCCGAGTCCCGCTACGTCACCGGCCACTGCCTGGTGGTCGACGCCGGCGCCACCGCCACGACGGGCTCCGCCCGGGTCCACCACCTCCGCCCTGCCCTCATCACCGAAGAGGGCCGGGTTCGCTCGTTCACGGAACGGAATAGATTTCAATAA
- a CDS encoding CoA transferase, whose translation MTEPAGPPTFDGLKVVEFGQIIAGPLAGTLLADLGADVVHVEDPTHGDPSRQMGPVKDGVYLWWKVAARNKRSVTLDLRSEEGQDLARELVAWADVVITNFRVGTLERWGLDWPTLHTVNPTLVMLQVSGHGANTTDRDRPGFGKVGEAMSGVVNLTGFADGPPVHTGFSHGDTVTALMGAFAISAALHRRHEPDFAGEWIDLALFESLFRLIEWQVIVHDQLGVVPQRAGNQLAIAPGAVVNTFLTADDQWLTVTSATPRSVTNVAKLLGLPVEEFTTPQQQAARGAELDAGLRSWIAGQTLDECLARMADLEVVASPIFSMADIVASKTYEEREAIVTVDDVDLGPIRMPNVVPKLANHGGRVWRSGPQLGEDNERVYREQLGLTPERFDALKTAGTI comes from the coding sequence ATGACCGAACCAGCCGGACCGCCCACCTTCGACGGGCTGAAGGTCGTCGAATTCGGCCAGATCATCGCCGGGCCCCTCGCCGGGACCTTGCTGGCCGACCTCGGCGCCGACGTCGTCCACGTCGAGGACCCGACCCACGGCGACCCCTCCCGGCAGATGGGCCCGGTCAAGGACGGGGTCTACCTCTGGTGGAAGGTGGCGGCCCGCAACAAGCGGTCGGTCACGCTCGACCTGCGCAGCGAGGAGGGCCAGGACCTGGCCCGCGAGCTGGTGGCCTGGGCCGACGTCGTCATCACCAACTTCCGGGTGGGGACGCTCGAGCGGTGGGGGCTGGACTGGCCCACCCTGCACACCGTCAACCCGACGCTGGTGATGCTCCAGGTCTCCGGCCACGGGGCCAACACCACCGATCGCGACCGACCGGGGTTCGGCAAGGTCGGCGAGGCCATGAGCGGTGTGGTCAACCTCACCGGCTTCGCCGACGGGCCCCCGGTCCACACCGGGTTCTCCCACGGTGACACCGTCACAGCGCTCATGGGGGCCTTCGCCATCAGCGCCGCGCTCCACCGCCGCCACGAGCCGGACTTCGCGGGGGAGTGGATCGACCTCGCGCTGTTCGAGAGCCTGTTCCGGCTGATCGAGTGGCAGGTGATCGTGCACGACCAGCTCGGCGTGGTGCCCCAGCGCGCCGGCAACCAGCTGGCCATCGCTCCTGGCGCGGTGGTCAACACGTTCCTGACCGCCGACGACCAGTGGCTGACGGTGACGTCGGCCACCCCCCGGTCGGTGACCAACGTGGCCAAGCTGCTCGGCCTGCCCGTCGAGGAATTCACCACGCCGCAGCAGCAGGCGGCCCGTGGCGCCGAGCTCGACGCCGGGCTGCGCTCGTGGATCGCGGGCCAGACGCTGGACGAGTGCCTGGCCCGGATGGCCGACCTGGAGGTCGTCGCCTCGCCCATCTTCTCGATGGCCGACATCGTGGCCAGCAAGACCTACGAGGAACGGGAGGCCATCGTGACCGTCGACGACGTCGACCTCGGCCCGATCCGCATGCCCAACGTGGTGCCCAAGCTGGCCAACCACGGCGGCCGGGTGTGGCGCTCCGGGCCGCAGTTGGGGGAGGACAACGAGCGCGTCTACCGGGAGCAGCTCGGCCTCACGCCGGAGCGCTTCGACGCCCTGAAGACGGCGGGGACGATCTGA